In one Trichosurus vulpecula isolate mTriVul1 chromosome 8, mTriVul1.pri, whole genome shotgun sequence genomic region, the following are encoded:
- the NOP9 gene encoding nucleolar protein 9, whose amino-acid sequence MGVRPHLPQRAGHRRPGRGVRGRARSEQGPHPHPRPAPNPHPRPAPESLTYFRRALEALKETPESGEERELLIHNVLKELETQAVALATDRAGSAMLQELLSCSPPAPLCTLLAALLPHLSSVACHRSGAHVLQSIMLQLPRFPEALTKKEEGVVKDGDLESLEELVLKLASEVRDALVLYSGDTHGSFVVRTLLQVLGGTILESEVARPRGPQSLDGQRAPVREWKPASFEVPDTFLSCLQELSSCFLKDISVFITDKVSSFCLQVALQVLHRKLPKACGCLCDSVITYLSTRNSAADSSPLLLFLRDQTSSRLLERVLLASEPPQLQSLFEDHFQGQLQSLAAHPIANFPLQRLLDAITTPQLLSQVFEELSPALEAVLAQGHPGVVIALVGACRRVGTHQAQILQLLLEAFHCAEPPSRQVACVPLFGSLTAYEVYYGLEEEDVPSEHKLEVAAAWPLGEVTVPGSLLLQHLLHFSILGPVLPSLTSMEGPQLLALAQSPAGSHVLDAVLTSSTVTGKQRRRILRRLKGHYVALACSRHGSRVLDAIWNEATLGTRKEIAAELGEQNQKLMRDPFGHHVARNVALGTFLKRRGDWEQQQGAVAKRRKALSTVLGD is encoded by the exons ATGGGGGTGCGCCCACACCTGCCCCAGCGAGCCGGGCACCGCCGGCCCGGCAGGGGCGTGCGGGGCCGGGCGCGGTCGGAGCAGGGCCCTCACCCGCACCCTCGGCCGGCTCCCAACCCGCACCCTCGGCCGGCCCCCGAGTCGCTGACCTACTTTCGCCGGGCCCTAGAGGCGCTGAAGGAGACGCCCGAGAGCGGGGAGGAGCGCG agctttTGATACATAACGTGTTGAAGGAATTGGAGACGCAGGCGGTGGCCTTGGCCACAGACAGGGCGGGCAGCGCCATGCTGCAGGAGCTCTTGTCCTGCAGCCCCCCGGCCCCGCTGTGCACGTTGCTGGCGGCTCTCCTACCTCACTTAAGCTCCGTGGCTTGTCACCGAAGCGGGGCCCACGTGTTGCAAAGTATCATGCTGCAGCTGCCCCGATTTCCAGAGGCTCTCactaagaaggaagaaggagtcGTAAAGGATGGAGACCTCGAGAGTCTGGAGGAGCTGGTGCTGAAGCTGGCATCAGAGGTGCGTGATGCCTTAGTCCTCTACAGTGGAGACACTCATGGCAGCTTCGTGGTCAGGACTCTGCTACAGGTGTTAGGGGGGACAATCTTGGAGTCTGAGGTAGCCAGACCCCGAGGTCCCCAGTCACTTG ATGGCCAGCGGGCCCCAGTTCGGGAATGGAAGCCAGCCAGTTTTGAGGTTCCTGATACCTTCTTGAGTTGCTTACAAGAACTGAGTTCCTGTTTTCTGAAGGATATTTCTG TGTTCATCACTGACAAGGTCTCCAGTTTCTGCCTCCAAGTAGCACTGCAGGTACTGCATCGGAAACTTCCCAAGGCTTGTGGCTgtctttgtgattctgtgatcacaTACCTGAGTACTCGAAATTCTGCGGCTGATAGCAG CCCCTTGCTGCTATTCCTACGGGACCAGACAAGCTCCAGACTACTAGAACGGGTATTGCTGGCGTCAGAACCTCCACAGCTACAGAGCCTCTTTGAGGATCACTTCCAGGGGCAGCTGCAGTCCCTAGCGGCCCATCCAATTGCTAACTTCCCCTTGCAGCGATTACTTGATGCTATTACCACCCCCCAGTTG CTCTCCCAAGTGTTTGAGGAGTTGAGTCCTGCTCTGGAAGCTGTGCTGGCACAAGGCCACCCAGGTGTAGTCATTGCTTTGGTGGGTGCCTGCCGTAGAGTTGGGACTCACCAGGCCCAGATTCTGCAGTTGCTGCTGGAG GCGTTCCACTGTGCAGAACCCCCATCGAGGCAGGTGGCATGTGTACCCCTCTTTGGCTCCCTGACAGCCTATGAGGTGTACTATGGACTAGAGGAAGAAGATGTACCTTCTGAACACAAG CTAGAGGTGGCTGCAGCTTGGCCCCTGGGGGAAGTGACTGTTCCTGGATCACTGTTGCTTCAGCACCTGCTGCACTTCTCAATCCTGGGCCCTGTGCTTCCAAGTCTGACTTCTATGGAAGGACCACAGCTTCTGGCCTTGGCCCAAAGCCCTGCTGGTTCCCATGTCCTGGATGCTGTGCTAACTAGCTCTACCGTGACTGGAAAACAGCGTCGCAGAATCTTACGGCGCCTCAAG GGACACTATGTGGCTCTGGCCTGCAGCCGTCATGGCAGTCGAGTGCTGGATGCCATCTGGAATGAAGCAACTTTGGGGACTCGTAAGGAGATTGCTGCTGAGTTGG gggaacagaaccagaagcTGATGAGAGATCCCTTTGGCCATCACGTGGCCCGAA